A stretch of the Rhodothermus profundi genome encodes the following:
- a CDS encoding TonB-dependent receptor, protein MKHPVQVGLLLLSFLVSRGLEGYGQILKGRVTDAATGTPLIGATVFVPALQIGTTTDAEGRYCLRFTRTGRYRVLFSYVGYQPEAREVTLTDTTYLAVSLTPTAIEAPGVTITAKAQATDLLSTPQAVTVLEGRGLRLARGMTAVDALAQTPGVHLLHTGTGIAKPMIRGLTAQRVLVVQDGVRQEGQQWGEEHGVEVDAYAPERIEVVKGPASLLYGSDALGGVVQLATAGPFAYRQPVTGSLTLEGASNTRMGSAHLEIGGRQGRWFYGTKLTLRRAGAYDTPRGLVPNTGLAERNGMLQVGYQDHTAQVHLAYKGYRARLGFFEPEAEEATSGPDRRYHIGEPYQRVHHDLAQLRIQWRPGADRLELHVAWQQNRRQEFEHEESEALAAAREGPSLYLRLRTVTTDLRIHHRPIGPLFGTIGFSGLFQRNETLAAEALIPGARVWNGAVYVFEELMLPRLTLSGGVRWDGRWLFVEENEALGVSAQRRTYSALSGAVGLSWRVRPNLALAFHIGRAWRAPTLNELFSRGVHEGASRFEVGTPTLRPEQSFSVDGTLRWLQRRLHLEVNAFVHWITHFIFPRPTGQRDRDSGFFIYRFDQAQALLWGGELLLNLSITDWLHLHLGGDVTYTENRATRTPLPFSPPPRLLAGIEVHRERWGAADEVMLRLGPTVVASQQRVAPDEAPTDGYVVWHLAFSASWPLGAWRLVTDLTVQNLLNRAYVSHLSRLRPYGVLEPGRNVQLRLVLQR, encoded by the coding sequence TCGTTAGCCGAGGGCTCGAAGGATATGGACAGATTCTAAAAGGACGAGTTACTGATGCCGCTACAGGGACTCCCCTGATTGGCGCTACGGTCTTTGTGCCTGCCCTTCAGATTGGAACAACAACCGATGCCGAAGGGCGTTATTGCCTGAGGTTTACTCGGACGGGTCGCTACCGCGTGCTTTTTAGCTACGTAGGTTACCAGCCTGAGGCGCGTGAGGTAACGCTCACGGACACCACGTATTTAGCGGTGAGCTTAACTCCTACGGCTATTGAAGCTCCGGGCGTAACGATTACTGCCAAGGCACAGGCTACTGATCTGCTTTCGACTCCGCAGGCGGTAACGGTGCTGGAAGGCAGGGGGCTGCGTCTGGCTCGTGGGATGACGGCTGTGGATGCGCTGGCCCAGACGCCCGGGGTACATCTACTGCACACAGGCACCGGCATAGCCAAACCGATGATTCGAGGGCTCACGGCGCAGCGCGTGCTGGTGGTGCAGGATGGAGTTCGACAGGAAGGCCAGCAATGGGGAGAAGAGCACGGGGTGGAAGTGGATGCGTACGCTCCCGAGCGTATTGAGGTCGTCAAGGGGCCTGCCAGTTTGCTTTACGGATCGGATGCACTGGGCGGTGTGGTGCAACTGGCTACAGCAGGGCCTTTCGCGTACAGGCAGCCGGTTACCGGGTCCCTTACGCTGGAAGGAGCTAGTAATACCCGAATGGGCAGCGCGCATCTGGAGATAGGAGGGCGTCAGGGCAGATGGTTCTATGGTACCAAGCTGACGCTTCGTCGGGCCGGCGCTTACGACACGCCCCGAGGACTGGTCCCCAACACCGGTCTCGCCGAGCGCAATGGTATGCTTCAGGTGGGCTATCAAGATCATACGGCGCAGGTGCACCTGGCTTATAAGGGATACCGCGCTCGCCTGGGATTTTTCGAACCGGAAGCAGAGGAAGCGACCTCTGGGCCGGACAGGCGCTACCATATTGGGGAGCCATACCAGCGGGTGCATCATGATCTAGCCCAGCTTCGGATCCAATGGCGGCCAGGGGCTGACCGTCTGGAGCTGCACGTGGCCTGGCAGCAAAACCGACGGCAGGAATTTGAGCATGAGGAGTCGGAAGCGCTTGCAGCTGCTCGGGAAGGTCCTTCGCTTTATTTGCGGCTGCGTACGGTAACGACCGATCTGCGCATTCACCATCGGCCAATCGGGCCTCTATTTGGCACAATCGGTTTCAGCGGTCTTTTTCAGCGTAATGAGACGCTGGCCGCGGAAGCGTTAATTCCCGGGGCACGTGTCTGGAATGGAGCTGTATACGTATTTGAAGAACTAATGCTACCCCGGTTGACCCTTAGCGGGGGAGTGCGGTGGGACGGCCGGTGGCTTTTCGTGGAGGAGAACGAAGCACTGGGGGTAAGTGCACAGCGGCGCACCTATAGCGCCTTGAGCGGCGCTGTAGGTCTGTCCTGGCGCGTGCGGCCGAATCTGGCGCTGGCGTTCCATATTGGACGCGCCTGGCGTGCGCCGACGCTCAATGAGCTTTTTTCCCGTGGGGTGCATGAAGGAGCCAGCCGGTTCGAAGTTGGCACCCCAACGCTGCGCCCCGAGCAGAGCTTCAGTGTTGACGGCACGCTTCGCTGGTTGCAACGCCGCCTGCATCTGGAGGTTAATGCCTTTGTGCATTGGATTACCCACTTTATCTTTCCCCGGCCTACCGGCCAGCGGGATAGGGATTCTGGCTTTTTTATTTATCGTTTCGATCAAGCGCAGGCGTTACTCTGGGGTGGAGAGTTGCTTTTAAATCTGAGCATAACCGATTGGCTGCATTTGCACCTGGGAGGCGACGTTACCTATACCGAGAACCGAGCAACGCGCACGCCGCTTCCATTTTCGCCACCGCCCCGGTTGCTTGCTGGAATTGAAGTGCATCGGGAGCGCTGGGGGGCTGCCGATGAGGTGATGCTGCGTCTGGGGCCTACTGTTGTCGCCTCCCAGCAGCGGGTTGCTCCAGACGAGGCCCCTACCGATGGCTATGTGGTCTGGCACCTGGCGTTTTCGGCTTCTTGGCCACTGGGCGCCTGGCGATTGGTGACCGATCTGACCGTTCAGAATCTCCTAAATCGGGCTTATGTTAGCCATTTAAGTCGGCTGCGTCCTTATGGCGTGTTGGAGCCAGGACGAAACGTTCAGCTACGTCTTGTGCTGCAGAGGTAA